The Streptomyces avermitilis MA-4680 = NBRC 14893 genome contains a region encoding:
- a CDS encoding (2Fe-2S)-binding protein has protein sequence MTVAVEFPPTAATTGVPGLLTAGYRRLGDLCEALTVRVQDDPRAAPAQTGCSGAELTDSQASLEAFIEAEAARIHDRHGHTPRRDVAASRALHDYAWSVGLLMSGVWYLEQRVPRIRPEDVRLDLASGTYTITAGSDLACLPDDPAAALPGALPLADEEALRAALRSAVADHMRPLLTALAPYVRRGPRTLWGMVGDDLVSGIWYLGRTLGREAAAIRAATALLPSPKAPFPGGADFRHLTGGDGRHHPTRTRIGCCLYYTIRPAEACATCPRTCDAERLRRLEA, from the coding sequence ATGACCGTGGCCGTGGAGTTCCCGCCGACCGCCGCCACGACCGGCGTGCCCGGCCTGCTCACCGCCGGCTACCGACGCCTGGGCGATCTCTGCGAGGCACTGACCGTGCGCGTCCAGGACGACCCCCGCGCGGCGCCTGCCCAAACGGGTTGTTCCGGAGCCGAATTGACGGACAGTCAAGCGTCCCTCGAAGCGTTCATCGAGGCCGAGGCGGCCCGGATCCACGACCGCCACGGGCACACCCCGCGCCGGGACGTCGCCGCGTCCCGCGCCCTCCACGACTACGCGTGGTCGGTCGGTCTGCTGATGAGCGGGGTCTGGTACCTGGAACAGCGGGTGCCGCGCATACGCCCCGAGGACGTACGCCTGGACCTGGCGTCCGGGACGTACACGATCACCGCGGGCTCGGACCTGGCCTGCCTGCCCGACGACCCGGCGGCCGCCCTCCCCGGCGCCCTCCCCCTGGCCGACGAAGAGGCCCTGCGCGCCGCGCTGCGGTCCGCGGTCGCCGACCACATGCGTCCGCTGCTGACCGCGCTCGCCCCGTACGTCCGGCGCGGACCGCGCACCCTGTGGGGCATGGTCGGCGACGACCTGGTCTCCGGGATCTGGTACCTCGGCCGCACACTCGGCCGGGAGGCCGCCGCGATCCGGGCCGCCACCGCGCTCCTGCCCTCCCCCAAGGCCCCCTTCCCCGGCGGCGCCGACTTCCGTCACCTCACCGGCGGCGACGGCCGCCACCACCCGACCCGCACCCGCATCGGCTGCTGCCTCTACTACACGATCCGCCCGGCCGAGGCCTGCGCCACCTGCCCCCGCACCTGCGACGCGGAACGGCTGCGCAGGCTGGAGGCCTGA
- a CDS encoding LLM class flavin-dependent oxidoreductase, translating to MSSVIAATRFSVLDRSRTREGHDGAAALRDTVGLARDLERLGYHRIWVSEHHGVPGVAGSAPTVLAAAVAAATRSIRVGTGGVMLPNHQPLVVAEQFGVLDALFPGRVDMGLGRSVGFTDGVRRALGRDKDDADDFAAQLDELLGWFLGTSPTGVHARPAEGRTVPPFVLAMGEGATIAARAGLPMVIGDLRNREKMRRGIDHYRETFRPSPWAREPYVVISGTIAVADTPQNARRLLVPEAWSMAYSRTHGTFPPLPPAERVESLRMTARERGFYESGLTGHIAGTEDQVAHELETVIKETGAQEVLVTTSTYDRDALLDSYRGLARLAGLTAL from the coding sequence GTGAGCTCAGTGATCGCGGCAACCCGCTTCTCCGTACTCGACCGCTCCCGTACCCGCGAAGGGCACGACGGTGCGGCGGCGCTGCGTGACACGGTGGGGCTCGCGCGGGACCTGGAGCGCCTCGGTTACCACCGGATCTGGGTCTCGGAGCACCATGGCGTGCCCGGAGTCGCCGGTTCCGCGCCGACCGTGCTGGCCGCGGCCGTCGCCGCGGCCACCCGTTCCATCCGGGTGGGCACCGGCGGGGTGATGCTGCCGAACCACCAACCGCTGGTCGTGGCCGAGCAGTTCGGCGTACTCGATGCCCTCTTCCCGGGCCGCGTCGACATGGGGCTCGGCCGGTCCGTCGGCTTCACCGACGGGGTGCGCAGGGCGCTGGGCCGGGACAAGGACGATGCCGACGACTTCGCGGCGCAGCTCGACGAGCTCCTCGGCTGGTTCCTCGGCACGTCCCCGACCGGCGTGCACGCGCGGCCCGCCGAGGGCCGGACCGTGCCGCCCTTCGTGCTGGCCATGGGCGAGGGCGCCACGATCGCGGCCCGCGCCGGGCTGCCGATGGTGATCGGCGACCTCAGGAACCGCGAGAAGATGCGGCGCGGCATCGACCACTACCGCGAGACGTTCCGCCCCTCCCCCTGGGCGCGGGAGCCGTACGTCGTGATCTCCGGCACGATCGCGGTGGCCGACACCCCGCAGAACGCCCGCCGCCTCCTCGTCCCCGAAGCCTGGTCGATGGCGTACTCACGCACGCACGGCACCTTCCCGCCCCTGCCGCCCGCCGAGCGCGTCGAGTCCCTGCGGATGACCGCCAGGGAGCGCGGCTTCTACGAGTCGGGCCTCACCGGTCACATCGCCGGGACCGAGGACCAGGTCGCCCACGAACTGGAGACGGTGATCAAGGAGACCGGCGCGCAGGAGGTGCTGGTCACCACCAGCACGTACGACCGGGACGCGCTGCTGGACTCCTACCGGGGGCTGGCCCGGCTCGCGGGACTGACCGCCCTCTAG
- a CDS encoding class I SAM-dependent methyltransferase: MNADGWLADTRSSYDTVAVSYADQLRGALAGTPYLRAALELFAGMIHTAGGGPVADVGCGPGHVTAHLHGLGVDAFGIDLSPAMIDVARRDHPDLRFEVGSMTDLNLADASVTALLAFWSLIHVPDDAIPAVFGHFRRVVRPGGPLLLGFHIGDESRLKTEGYGGHPMKVHVHHRQPVQVTAWLRDAGFTVEAQWLLGLDGHIPGAVLFAHRQS, encoded by the coding sequence ATGAACGCGGACGGATGGTTGGCGGACACCCGGAGCTCCTACGACACGGTCGCGGTCAGCTATGCCGACCAACTGCGCGGGGCCCTGGCAGGGACGCCGTACCTTCGGGCGGCGCTGGAGTTGTTCGCCGGCATGATTCACACAGCCGGCGGCGGGCCAGTGGCGGATGTGGGCTGCGGACCGGGGCACGTCACCGCCCACCTGCATGGGTTGGGCGTCGACGCATTCGGTATCGACCTTTCACCCGCGATGATCGACGTGGCTCGGCGTGACCATCCTGACCTGCGGTTCGAGGTGGGCTCGATGACGGATCTCAACCTGGCCGACGCGTCGGTCACCGCCCTGCTCGCCTTCTGGTCGTTGATTCACGTCCCTGACGATGCGATCCCTGCGGTCTTCGGCCATTTCCGGCGGGTGGTGCGTCCTGGCGGACCGCTGCTGCTCGGCTTTCACATCGGCGACGAGTCGCGACTGAAGACGGAGGGCTACGGCGGTCACCCGATGAAGGTCCATGTCCACCACCGCCAGCCTGTCCAAGTGACAGCCTGGCTGCGCGATGCCGGGTTCACTGTCGAGGCTCAATGGCTGCTCGGCCTCGACGGGCACATTCCAGGAGCAGTCCTTTTCGCGCACCGCCAGTCCTAG
- a CDS encoding IucA/IucC family protein, whose amino-acid sequence MTAPTATDPAEAELLTRVLSALLREDVVGLRTRSTLVHRADGPWLRLAHPGDALLLPVTEDGFQSRHAARLPLLVSETDGELRTVSTVLGALRTRAEPPDRDGFDAFAEECRQTLATLRLHSGTRQEIAQLLTARHGADPADWTGLAGGLAHDTLAARLDHPVYPTARGRSGLDARQLRAYAPEFHPRFALRWLAVPRRALTLSTGVLPDRWPTPAALGLPEAEHTHVALPVHPLTVGAPLDAALRATDLADSAILASRGHLDVVPTLSMRTVAVTADPSLHLKLPLPTATLGLRNRRTIKPGTLVDGAAGQRLLEAVTAREPRFRDTVLHADETGYAHAGHELLAVLCRRQPAGLDGSVVVPMAALLAEAPGGRLVVDHLADRFYGGDPLALLDALLTLLFDWQTTLFGYGIALESHQQNISLVLDRQADGRTRPRLLLKDNDGPRINAVRLRERLGDAAPGPADFDDARVFGDGDGPVADLFTTITLHLCAGAYAFGLARHGRARLPAVLGLVRDRLAEAVERLGTGVGEPGAVLRARVLDAPRLPVKAMVTAGTLLSKERSGAADINKHYTSGPNYLLRAGDPA is encoded by the coding sequence GTGACCGCCCCGACGGCCACCGACCCGGCCGAGGCCGAGCTGCTGACCCGGGTCCTCAGCGCCCTGCTGCGCGAGGACGTCGTCGGCCTGCGCACCCGCAGCACGCTCGTGCACCGGGCCGACGGCCCCTGGCTGCGGCTGGCCCACCCCGGCGACGCCCTGCTGCTGCCCGTGACCGAGGACGGGTTCCAGAGCCGCCATGCCGCCCGGCTGCCGTTGCTCGTCAGCGAGACGGACGGCGAGCTGAGGACCGTCTCGACCGTCCTCGGGGCGCTGCGCACCCGGGCCGAGCCCCCCGACCGCGACGGCTTCGACGCCTTCGCCGAGGAATGCCGCCAGACGCTGGCCACCCTGCGGCTGCACTCCGGAACCCGGCAGGAGATCGCCCAGCTGCTCACCGCACGCCACGGCGCCGACCCCGCCGACTGGACCGGCCTCGCCGGCGGCCTGGCCCACGACACGCTCGCCGCCCGCCTCGACCACCCCGTCTACCCGACCGCGCGCGGCCGCTCAGGGCTGGACGCGCGGCAACTACGCGCCTACGCACCCGAGTTCCACCCACGCTTCGCCCTGCGCTGGCTCGCCGTACCCCGCCGGGCGCTCACCCTCTCGACGGGCGTGCTCCCGGACCGCTGGCCCACGCCGGCCGCGCTCGGCCTGCCCGAGGCCGAGCACACGCATGTCGCCCTGCCCGTACACCCGCTGACCGTCGGCGCCCCGCTGGACGCCGCCCTGCGGGCCACGGATCTGGCCGACTCCGCGATCCTCGCGAGCCGCGGCCACCTCGACGTCGTACCGACCCTGTCCATGCGTACCGTCGCGGTGACCGCCGATCCGTCCCTGCACCTCAAACTGCCCCTGCCCACCGCGACACTGGGGCTGCGCAACCGGCGCACCATCAAGCCCGGCACCCTCGTCGACGGAGCCGCCGGCCAACGCCTGCTGGAGGCGGTGACCGCCCGCGAGCCGCGCTTTCGGGACACCGTCCTGCACGCCGACGAGACCGGCTACGCGCACGCCGGGCACGAGCTGCTCGCCGTACTGTGCCGCCGCCAGCCGGCCGGACTCGACGGCTCGGTCGTCGTACCCATGGCCGCCCTGCTCGCCGAGGCGCCGGGCGGCCGGCTGGTCGTCGACCACCTCGCCGACCGCTTCTACGGCGGTGACCCGCTCGCTCTGCTGGACGCCTTGCTGACCCTGCTGTTCGACTGGCAGACCACGCTGTTCGGCTACGGGATCGCGCTGGAGTCGCACCAGCAGAACATCTCCCTGGTGCTGGACCGGCAGGCGGACGGCCGGACCCGGCCGCGGCTGCTCCTCAAGGACAACGACGGACCACGCATCAACGCCGTACGGCTGCGCGAGCGGCTGGGGGACGCGGCGCCCGGGCCCGCGGACTTCGACGACGCGCGCGTCTTCGGCGACGGTGACGGACCGGTCGCCGACCTCTTCACCACCATCACGCTCCATCTGTGCGCGGGCGCCTACGCGTTCGGCCTCGCCCGGCACGGTCGCGCCCGGCTTCCGGCAGTCCTCGGGCTCGTACGCGACCGCCTCGCCGAGGCCGTCGAGCGGCTCGGGACCGGCGTGGGCGAGCCCGGTGCGGTTCTGCGCGCCCGGGTGCTGGACGCGCCGCGGCTGCCGGTCAAGGCGATGGTCACCGCCGGAACGCTGCTCAGCAAGGAACGTTCGGGTGCGGCCGACATCAACAAGCACTACACCAGCGGCCCCAACTACCTGCTACGAGCCGGTGATCCGGCATGA
- a CDS encoding SGNH/GDSL hydrolase family protein, whose translation MHSAKPRPPRTTGRRGMLAAVTALLTALVVSAAAVAREDARQQPRATGGPVWTGAWGTAVQRPVEGSEDKGPNWSRQGFADQSVRQVVRVATGGSTVRIRLSHTYGTTPLRITAATVGRSAGDAQVWPGTARELRFGGSQGTTIAPGRDAVSDAEALSTSPLEKLTVTLYFAGRTGPATFHRFTTATSYRAAGRHLSDSGGDAFQDATNAWYFLSGVEVSGPATPRRGTVVVFGDSLVDGTGATPGADNRFTDKLAERLVADRRPLDVVNAGIGGNRILNDSPCYGDKAEDRFRRDVLDRPGLRTVIIHLGANDIGAPEMGDPCMGSAPRVTARQLIEGHKKLIRAAHARGVKAVGATILPMKGALFPVYSERGEKVRAAVNHWIRTSGAYDSVLDVDRALASPADPALPRPGYVVEDGLHPNEAGSHAIASAVDLNAL comes from the coding sequence ATGCATTCAGCAAAGCCGCGTCCGCCCAGGACGACGGGACGACGAGGCATGCTCGCCGCCGTCACGGCGCTGCTCACCGCGCTCGTCGTCTCGGCGGCCGCCGTGGCGCGGGAGGACGCGCGGCAGCAACCGCGCGCCACCGGGGGGCCGGTGTGGACGGGGGCGTGGGGCACCGCCGTGCAGCGGCCCGTCGAGGGGAGCGAGGACAAGGGGCCCAACTGGTCGCGGCAGGGATTCGCCGACCAGTCCGTACGCCAAGTGGTCCGCGTCGCCACGGGCGGATCCACGGTGCGGATCCGGCTGTCCCACACGTACGGCACCACGCCCCTGCGGATCACCGCCGCGACCGTCGGCCGGTCCGCCGGAGACGCCCAGGTCTGGCCGGGCACGGCACGCGAGCTGAGGTTCGGCGGGAGTCAGGGCACCACCATCGCCCCCGGGCGGGACGCCGTGAGCGACGCCGAGGCCCTGAGCACCTCTCCGCTGGAGAAGCTGACAGTCACCCTGTACTTCGCCGGCCGCACCGGCCCGGCCACCTTCCACCGGTTCACCACCGCCACGTCGTACCGTGCCGCCGGACGCCACCTGTCCGACTCCGGCGGCGACGCCTTCCAGGACGCCACGAACGCCTGGTACTTCCTGAGCGGGGTGGAGGTGTCCGGCCCCGCCACCCCGCGGCGCGGCACCGTGGTCGTCTTCGGTGACTCGCTCGTGGACGGGACAGGGGCCACGCCCGGCGCCGACAACCGCTTCACGGACAAGCTCGCCGAACGCCTGGTCGCCGACCGTCGCCCGCTGGACGTCGTCAACGCCGGCATCGGCGGAAACCGGATCCTCAACGACTCGCCCTGCTACGGGGACAAGGCCGAAGACCGATTCCGGCGCGACGTACTCGACCGCCCCGGCCTGCGCACGGTGATCATCCACCTGGGCGCCAACGACATCGGTGCGCCCGAGATGGGGGACCCCTGCATGGGCTCCGCGCCCCGTGTGACCGCACGTCAGCTCATCGAGGGTCACAAGAAGCTGATCCGCGCCGCCCACGCCCGCGGCGTCAAGGCCGTCGGCGCGACCATCCTGCCCATGAAGGGCGCCCTCTTCCCCGTCTACAGCGAACGGGGCGAGAAGGTCCGGGCCGCCGTCAACCACTGGATCCGCACCAGCGGCGCGTACGACTCCGTCCTCGACGTCGACCGTGCCCTCGCGAGCCCGGCCGATCCGGCCCTGCCGCGCCCCGGCTACGTTGTCGAGGACGGCCTGCACCCCAACGAGGCCGGGTCCCACGCCATCGCCTCCGCCGTGGACCTGAACGCCCTCTGA
- a CDS encoding ATP-grasp domain-containing protein: MRLYLLALNPTDSVTEGFLPAAARLGLDVTVLTDQPDPHRRAYPEVEVRECDVRDYRAVITRISAHHPPDAIFTNSDHLQTQAALAADYFGLPAKNWRAALRTKDKAEMRRHLAATGVDTVWSAELTEPVALDAPYPCVVKPREGVASEDVVLVDGPEELVARCADILTRRPGAALVVEEYLPGELYTLETLGDGRVRHVLGGFHTELSPLPYFIEERMAFVPAHPEAVRAQVLAQLDALEVGFGACHTEFVVHGGRARIIEVNYRAIGDQCDLLLAQLLEIPLFEHILRTHLGEPLPAELGARRDGAARLEYPCADRAGTLTAAPAATELAVDDVRLTYRPLRSIGERHELYGTNRDYLGVLRATGTDQQAVDKATAGFLAAQRWEIGP, from the coding sequence ATGCGGCTCTACCTGCTGGCCCTGAACCCCACCGACTCCGTCACCGAAGGCTTCCTGCCCGCCGCGGCCCGCCTCGGCCTCGACGTCACGGTCCTCACCGACCAGCCGGACCCGCACCGGCGCGCGTATCCGGAGGTCGAGGTCCGGGAGTGCGACGTGCGTGACTACCGCGCCGTCATCACCCGGATCTCCGCCCACCACCCGCCCGACGCGATCTTCACCAACAGCGACCACCTCCAGACCCAGGCCGCCCTGGCCGCCGACTACTTCGGGCTCCCGGCGAAGAACTGGCGGGCCGCGCTGCGGACCAAGGACAAGGCCGAGATGCGGCGCCACCTCGCCGCCACCGGCGTGGACACCGTCTGGTCGGCCGAACTCACCGAACCGGTCGCCCTCGACGCGCCGTACCCCTGCGTGGTCAAACCCCGGGAAGGCGTCGCCAGCGAGGACGTGGTGCTGGTCGACGGGCCCGAGGAACTCGTCGCACGCTGCGCGGACATCCTGACGCGCCGTCCGGGCGCCGCTCTGGTCGTCGAGGAGTACCTGCCCGGCGAGCTGTACACCCTGGAGACCCTCGGCGACGGCCGCGTCCGGCACGTCCTGGGCGGCTTCCACACCGAACTGTCGCCGCTGCCGTACTTCATCGAGGAGCGGATGGCCTTCGTGCCCGCCCACCCGGAAGCGGTGCGCGCGCAGGTCCTCGCCCAACTGGACGCGCTCGAGGTCGGGTTCGGCGCCTGTCACACCGAGTTCGTGGTGCACGGCGGCCGGGCGCGGATCATCGAGGTCAACTACCGTGCCATCGGCGACCAGTGCGACCTGCTGCTCGCCCAGCTCCTGGAGATCCCGCTCTTCGAGCACATCCTCCGCACCCACCTGGGCGAACCCCTCCCCGCCGAACTGGGCGCCCGCCGCGACGGCGCAGCCCGCCTCGAGTACCCCTGCGCCGACCGCGCCGGCACCCTGACCGCGGCCCCCGCCGCCACAGAACTCGCCGTCGACGACGTCCGGTTGACCTACCGTCCGCTACGGAGCATCGGCGAACGCCACGAGCTGTACGGCACCAACCGCGACTACCTCGGCGTCCTGCGCGCCACCGGCACCGACCAGCAGGCCGTCGACAAGGCGACGGCCGGCTTCCTGGCCGCCCAGCGCTGGGAGATCGGGCCGTGA
- a CDS encoding GNAT family N-acetyltransferase: MTGVSTLDSPPQPTAPARYTVTLARDEADVRAAQRLRHDVFATEMGALLSTPQPGLDIDAFDAYCDHLLVRDTATGQVVGTYRLLPPERAAVAGRLYSESEFDLGPLAVVRSGLVEVGRSCVHPDHRDGAVIGLIWAGIARYMVDGGHEWLAGCCSVPLADGGALAAATWDRVEAKHLAPEEYRVRPRLPWNPEGVARPARTELPPLLRGYLRLGAWVCGRPAHDPDFGVADLYVLLPMRRVDPRYLRHFLSLVPA, from the coding sequence ATGACCGGCGTTTCCACCCTCGACAGCCCGCCGCAGCCGACGGCCCCCGCCCGCTACACCGTCACCCTCGCCCGCGACGAAGCCGACGTCCGGGCCGCGCAGCGGCTGCGCCACGACGTCTTCGCCACGGAGATGGGCGCCCTGCTGTCCACCCCGCAGCCGGGGCTCGACATCGACGCCTTCGACGCGTACTGCGACCACCTGCTCGTCCGCGACACGGCGACCGGTCAGGTCGTCGGCACCTACCGGCTGCTGCCGCCCGAGCGGGCGGCGGTCGCCGGCCGGCTCTACTCCGAGAGCGAGTTCGACCTCGGCCCGCTCGCCGTAGTCCGCTCCGGACTCGTCGAGGTGGGCCGCTCCTGCGTCCACCCCGACCACCGGGACGGCGCGGTGATCGGGCTCATCTGGGCCGGCATAGCCCGCTACATGGTCGACGGCGGCCACGAGTGGCTCGCCGGCTGCTGCTCCGTTCCGCTCGCCGACGGCGGTGCGCTCGCCGCGGCCACCTGGGACCGGGTCGAGGCCAAGCACCTGGCGCCCGAGGAGTACCGGGTACGGCCGCGGCTGCCCTGGAACCCGGAGGGCGTGGCCCGGCCGGCGCGCACCGAACTGCCGCCCCTGCTGCGCGGCTATCTCCGCCTGGGCGCCTGGGTGTGCGGCCGCCCCGCGCACGACCCGGACTTCGGCGTCGCGGACCTCTACGTCCTGCTGCCGATGCGCCGAGTCGACCCGCGCTATCTGCGGCACTTCCTCTCGCTCGTACCGGCGTGA
- a CDS encoding succinate dehydrogenase/fumarate reductase iron-sulfur subunit, whose translation MKLTLRVWRQQNADADGAMSTYEVDDISADMSFLEMLDTLNEELILKGEDPVAFDHDCREGICGACSLVINGDAHGPERTTTCQLHMRSFEDGDTIDIEPWRASAFPVVKDLVVDRSAFDRIIQAGGYITAPTGAAPEAHATAVPKPDADFAFEHAECIGCGACVAACPNGAAMLFTSAKINHLNVLPQGAPERETRVLDMVTQMDEEGFGGCTLAGECATACPKGIPLVSITGMNKEWLRATRKAAKR comes from the coding sequence ATGAAGCTCACCCTGCGCGTCTGGCGCCAGCAGAACGCCGACGCCGACGGAGCGATGTCCACCTACGAGGTGGACGACATCTCGGCCGACATGTCCTTCCTGGAGATGCTCGACACCCTCAACGAGGAGCTCATCCTCAAGGGCGAGGACCCCGTCGCCTTCGACCACGACTGCCGCGAGGGCATCTGCGGCGCGTGCTCGCTCGTCATCAACGGCGACGCCCACGGACCCGAGCGCACCACCACCTGCCAGCTCCACATGCGGTCCTTCGAGGACGGCGACACCATCGACATCGAACCGTGGCGCGCCTCGGCCTTCCCGGTCGTCAAGGACCTCGTCGTCGACCGGTCGGCCTTCGACCGGATCATCCAGGCCGGCGGCTACATCACCGCCCCGACCGGCGCCGCGCCCGAGGCCCACGCCACGGCCGTGCCCAAGCCGGACGCCGACTTCGCCTTCGAGCACGCCGAGTGCATCGGCTGCGGCGCCTGTGTGGCCGCCTGCCCGAACGGCGCGGCGATGCTGTTCACCTCGGCCAAGATCAACCACCTCAACGTGCTGCCGCAGGGCGCGCCCGAGCGCGAGACCCGCGTCCTCGACATGGTGACCCAGATGGACGAGGAGGGCTTCGGTGGCTGCACCCTCGCCGGAGAGTGCGCCACCGCCTGCCCGAAGGGCATCCCGCTGGTCTCCATCACCGGCATGAACAAGGAGTGGCTGCGGGCGACTCGTAAGGCGGCCAAGCGGTAG
- a CDS encoding lysophospholipid acyltransferase family protein, with protein MESTAAWTAVPRAVLRLTALLLLVLAGVLLTPAVGRMRAAERDPLIRRWCRAVARAAGVRVRITGAAAPTGGLLVVANHISWLDIPLLAAVRPARMLAKAEVRAWPVAGAVAARGGTLFIERDRLRALPDTVGRIAAALRGGAAVVAFPEGSTWCGRAQGRFRRAVFQAALDAGVPVQPVRIHYRSAGGAASTTPAFVGDDPLLASLWRVASARGLVAEVEVLPMPAAGDRADRRALADAAQEALRRASTGPQSTSHP; from the coding sequence GTGGAGAGCACGGCGGCCTGGACCGCCGTGCCGCGCGCGGTACTGCGGCTCACCGCGCTCCTGCTCCTGGTCCTGGCCGGTGTCCTGCTGACCCCGGCCGTCGGGCGGATGCGCGCGGCGGAGCGCGACCCGCTGATCCGACGATGGTGCCGGGCCGTGGCGCGTGCCGCCGGTGTGCGGGTGCGCATCACCGGGGCCGCCGCCCCCACCGGCGGCCTGCTGGTCGTGGCCAACCACATCTCGTGGCTGGACATCCCGCTGCTCGCCGCCGTCCGTCCGGCACGGATGCTCGCCAAGGCCGAGGTCCGCGCGTGGCCGGTGGCGGGCGCGGTGGCGGCACGAGGGGGCACCCTCTTCATCGAGCGCGACCGGTTGCGGGCCCTGCCCGACACGGTGGGGCGGATCGCCGCCGCCCTGCGCGGCGGGGCGGCCGTCGTCGCCTTCCCGGAGGGCAGTACCTGGTGCGGCCGGGCCCAGGGCCGGTTCCGGCGGGCCGTCTTCCAGGCCGCACTCGACGCCGGCGTGCCCGTCCAGCCCGTGCGTATCCACTACCGGTCCGCCGGGGGAGCGGCGAGCACCACGCCCGCGTTCGTGGGCGACGACCCGCTGCTCGCGTCACTGTGGCGGGTGGCGTCGGCGCGAGGGCTGGTGGCCGAGGTCGAGGTGCTGCCGATGCCGGCGGCCGGTGACCGCGCCGACCGCCGGGCCCTTGCCGACGCGGCGCAGGAAGCCCTGCGCAGGGCGAGCACAGGGCCGCAGTCGACGTCGCATCCCTGA
- a CDS encoding GAP family protein, with product MVLDLVVIGVAITLGPLHNTAFILLLSAPKGVRKGLAFILAWLACLVLLIAVVVLLTGGRPPPHKSAPSTAVLVLKLILGLGMVFYGERKRRRGSRPRQSPKWMARLDHVSVWAAAGFGVLLQPWGAVAAGAATVVEANMSSAATYFALTGYCLLATSSLLAMELHATFRPLTAQVRLRKLRAWIDGHQDQAIVSISLALGLWLMAKSIYQLVG from the coding sequence GTGGTTCTCGACCTCGTCGTCATTGGCGTGGCCATCACGTTGGGGCCGCTGCACAACACCGCCTTCATCCTGCTTTTGTCCGCGCCCAAGGGAGTCCGCAAGGGGCTCGCGTTCATTCTGGCGTGGCTGGCCTGTCTGGTCCTGCTGATCGCCGTCGTCGTCCTGCTCACAGGCGGCAGACCGCCGCCCCACAAAAGCGCGCCTTCCACCGCCGTTCTGGTCCTCAAGCTGATCCTGGGCCTGGGGATGGTGTTCTACGGGGAACGCAAGCGGCGCCGGGGGAGCCGGCCCCGCCAGTCCCCCAAGTGGATGGCGCGACTGGACCACGTCTCCGTGTGGGCGGCCGCCGGGTTCGGCGTCCTTCTCCAGCCCTGGGGCGCGGTCGCCGCAGGCGCGGCGACGGTGGTGGAGGCGAACATGTCGTCCGCCGCCACGTACTTCGCGTTGACGGGGTACTGCCTGCTCGCCACTTCGAGCCTGCTGGCGATGGAGCTGCACGCCACGTTCCGGCCGCTCACCGCCCAGGTCAGACTGAGGAAGCTGCGCGCATGGATCGACGGCCACCAGGACCAGGCGATCGTGTCCATCTCCCTGGCACTCGGCCTGTGGCTGATGGCCAAGAGCATCTACCAGCTCGTGGGGTGA